A stretch of DNA from Labrys wisconsinensis:
TTCGCATGGATGGCCGGGTCAAGCCCGGCCATGACGGAACCGTTACGGCAAGAACGGCAACGGTCGCGCGACCCGCGACGGCCCCCCACGAAAACGGCGCCCGCAGGCGCCGCTCTCTTCATCCGTCGGGCGGCCCGCCTCAGGAGGCGGCGGCGCCGTTCAGCACGGTGACGGCGCGGCGGTTCTGCGTCCAGCAGGATTCGTCGTTGCAGGTCGCCACCGGGCGCTCCTTGCCGTAGGAGATGGTGCGCATGCGCCCGGCCGGGATGCCCTGCGCCATCAGATAGTCGCGCACCGCCTGGGCGCGACGGGCGCCGAGGGCGATGTTGTACTCGCGGGTGCCGCGCTCGTCGGCATGGCCCTCGACGGTGATGGTGTAGCGCGGATATTGCCGCAGCCACTGCGCCTGCTTGGAGAGCGTCGACTGGGCCTGGCCGGTGAGGTCCGACTGGTCCTCCAGGAAGAAGACGCGGTCGCCGACGTTGACGACGAAGTCCTGCTGGCTGCCCGGCCGCGCCACCCCGCCCGCGCCCAGTCCGCCGGCGCCGTCGAGGCCGCCATTGGCCGCGGTGTTCTTGGCGCAGGCGCCCAGCGCCAGGACGGTGGACAGCACGGCCACAAAGCGCAGGCCGCGCACGATACGCAGGGAATTGAGCATTCCGGTCACTCCTCGGGGGGCTCGAATGTGGTGAACGAGGATTAGCGAAGCGCGGTTAATCGAAGGTTCTGGAAACTCTGCCCGCAGGCCGCACGACCGCGTCACAGCCCTGCAACGGGTCTCGATCGATGGCTTTCAACGACCGTGGTTAATGGAATGCTAACCAAATCGGGCGGCAAGGTGGCCGCCGGGCGGCAGCCCCGCGACGGCGCGCCAGCGCCGCTGACTGTTGCATAAATGCATCACTCGCGGCAGTGGTCCGCGGCGGCGCGCTCCTGTAGATCAGAGGCATGATTTCCCAGAAAGCCCGCTATGCCTTCAAGGCGCTGTTCGCCCTGGTCCGCGCCGGCGACCGCGTGGTGCAGGCCCGCGAGATCGCGAGCACCGAGCAGATCCCGCAGAGCTTCCTGGAGCAGATCCTGCTCGATCTGCGGCGCGGCGGCCTCGTCGGCAGCCGCCGCGGCAAGGTCGGCGGCCACTACCTGGTGAAGGACCCGGCCGAGATCAGCTGCGGCCAGGTGCTGCGCCTGATCGACGGGCCGATCGCCCCGCTCCCCTGCCTCTCCAAGACCGCCTACCGCCGCTGCGACGACTGCCGCGACGAGCGGGCCTGCGCCGTCCGCCACCTCTTCGCCGACGGCTATGCCGCCATGATCGGCGCGCTCGAGAACGCCTCCCTGCTGGAAGCCTCGCGCCGGGCCGACGGCACGGCCGCAGCCGAGACCATCATCGCCGGCGCCTATATCTGAGCGGCGGCCACGACGGCAGGCCGATCTATATTGACAATTCCGATCGACATTATCGAAGGTACCGGCACCTTCCCTTCCCGGAGCTGCCCATGTCGCTTCCCTTCCCCATCGGCCGCCTGGCGCGGCTGGCGCTGGCGGCCGGCCTTGCCGCAGGCCTGGCCGGCGCCGCGCCCGCCGCCGAGCTGCTCAACGTCTCCTATGATCCGACGCGCGAGCTCTACAAGGAGATCAACACCGCCTTCGCCGCCAAATGGAAGGCCGAGACCGGCGAGGACGTCACCATCCGGCAGTCGCATGGCGGCTCCGGCAAGCAGGCCCGCTCGGTGATCGACGGCCTCGAGGCCGACGTGGTGACGCTGGCGCTCTCCAACGACATCGACACCATCGCCAAGGAGACGGGCAAGCTGCCGGCGACCTGGCAGGCGCGCCTGCCGCACAATTCCGCGCCCTATACCTCGACCATCGTCATCGTGGTCCGCAAGGGCAACCCCAAGGGCATCAAGGACTGGGCCGACCTCGCCAGGCCCGGCCTCAGCCTGGTCGCCGCCAATCCCAAGACCGGCGGCGGGGCGCGCTGGAACTATCTCGCCGCCTGGGGATCGGCCATCGCCGCCGGCGGCGACGAGGCCAAGGCCCGAGAGCTGGTCGCCGGCATCTACCACAACATGGCGGTGCTCGACAGCGGCGCCCGCGGCGCCACGGTGAGCTTTGCCCAGCGCGAGATCGGCGACGCCCTGATCGGCTGGGAGAACGAGGCCTTCCTGATGCTGAACGAGTTCGGCGCCGACAAGTTCGAGATCGTCGTGCCTTCGGTGTCGATCCTCGCCGAGCCGCCGGTGGCCGTCATCGACGCCAATGTCGACGCCAAGGGCACGCGGAAGGAGGCCGAGGCCTATCTGAGCTTCCTCTACACGCCGCAGGCCCAGAAGATCATCGCCCGCAACTATTACCGCCCGATCGACGCCGCGGCCGCCGATCCCGCCGACACCGCCCGCTTCCCCAAGCTGAAGCTCATCACCATCGACGACCCGATGTTCGGCGGCTGGGCCAAGACCCAGGCCAAGCACTTCGCCGACGGAGGCATCTTCGACCAGATCTACAAGCCGAAGGGGTGAGGTCGAGGCGCTCCGAAGAACGCACGCGACGCCTGCCGATCCCCTCCCCCTTGCGGAAGGGGAATGGCTGACGTCGAGCTTCGCCGGCCGACCCGGGTCACACGCCTCACCCCTCCCGAACCGCCCCGCGCCCCCTCGCGTTGTGTTTTGCGAAGATTGCACGCCGGCGATCGGCTTTTTCCGGCATCCGGGCCCAGAAGAGAAAATCCTTTTCGAATCCCGGCACTTCCGCCCGTCCCGCGACGATTCTCTTCCCCGGTTGGGAAAAGTTGATGTTGACAATGTCGACTGAGTTAGTCGACATAAGGCTCGACACCGCTTCTCGGGGGACTGCCATGACCGTCTCGTTCCGTTTCGCCCGCCTGCGCGACCTCGTGCTGGTCGTGCTCGCCTTCGGCTTCGTCGTCTGGCTGACGCTGGGCGCCCATGCGGCCGACCTGCTCAACGTCTCCTATGATCCGACGCGCGAGCTCTACAAGGCGCTGAACCCGGTCTTCGCCCAGAAGTGGAAGGCTGAGACCGGCGAGGACATCACCATCAAGCAGTCGCACGGCGGCTCGGGCAAGCAGGCCCGCTCGGTGATCGACGGGCTCGACGCCGACGTCGTCACCCTGGCGCTCGCCGCCGACATCGACGCCATCGCCGAGATCTCCAAGAAGATCCCGGCGAACTGGCAGTCGCGCCTGCCGCACAATTCCGCGCCCTACACCTCCACCATCGTCTTCGTGGTCAAGAAGGGCAATCCGAAGGGCATCAAGGACTGGGACGACCTGATCAAGCCCGGCGTCGCCGTGATCACCCCGAACCCGAAGACCTCGGGCGGAGCGCGCTGGAACTATCTCGCCGCCTGGGCCTATGCCTCGCACAAGTTCGGCGGCGACGAGGCCAAGGTGCGCGAGTTCATCACCGCCCTGTTCAAGAACGTGCCGGTGCTCGACAGCGGCGCCCGCGGCGCCACCGTCAACTTCGCCGAGCGCGACCTCGGCGACGTGCTGATCTCCTGGGAGAACGACGCCTTCCTCGCGGTCAACGAGTTCGGCCCCGACAAGTTCGAGATCGTGGTGCCGCCGACCTCGATCCTGGCCGAGCCGCCGGTCTCGATCGTCGACGGCAATGTCGACGCCAAGGGCACGCGCAAGGTGGCCGAGGCCTATCTGAGCTTCCTCTACACGCCGCAAGCCCAGAAGATCATCGCCCACAACTACTACCGCCCGATCGACGAGGCCGCCGCCGATCCCGCCGACCTCGCGCGCTTCCCCAAGATCAAGCTCGTCACCATCGACGACCCGATCTTCGGCGGCTGGACCAAGACGCAGGCCACCCATTTCGGCGACGGCGGCATCTTCGACCAGATCTACAAGCCGAAGTCCTGACGCGGCGAAAGGGCTTCGGCTCGGAGGCGTTCACCACGAAGTCCGGAGACCTTCCCTCTCCACCGACTTCGAACCTGCGGCCGGCTCGCGCCCGGCCGCTTCTTTTTAGCCTTGCATCCCGGCCGCGCCTGGAGAACCCTCCGCGCCGGATGCATCAGGAGGCCTCTTGATGGCATCGACCCTGGCGGCACCGGCCGCGCCCGCCGGCCGGCTGTTCCCGGGCGGCCTGGTCAAGCCGAGCGCCCTGCCCGGCTTCGGTCCAGCGCTCGGCTATACGCTGGCCTATCTCGGCCTGATCGTGCTGATCCCGCTCGGCGCGCTGGCGCTCAGGGCGAGCGGCCTCGGCCTCTCCGGCATCTGGGCCATCGCCCGCGACGGCCAGGTGGCGGCGGCGCTCAAGATCACCTTCGGCATCTCGCTGGCGGCGGCGCTGGTCAACGTCGTGTTCGGCCTCATCGTCGCCTGGGTGCTGACCCGCTACGACTTCCCCGGCCGCCGCCTGCTCGATGCCGCCGTCGACCTGCCCTTCGCCCTGCCGACCGCGGTCGCCGGCATCGCGCTGTCCTCGCTCTATGCCGGCAACGGCTGGGTCGGCTCGCTGCTCGCGCCCTTCGGCATCAAGGTCGCCTACACCCCGCTCGGCATCGCCGTGGCGCTGGTGTTCATCGGCCTGCCCTTCGTGGTGCGCACCATCCAGCCGGTGCTGGCCGACCTCGACAGCGAGGTCGAGGAGGCCTCCGCCTCGCTCGGCGCCGACCGGCTGACCACGGTCGGGCGCGTGGTGCTGCCGCCGCTGATCCCGGCCGCCCTCACCGGCTTTGCCCTCGCCTTCGCCCGGGCGGTCGGCGAATACGGCTCGGTGATCTTCATCGCCGGCAACATCCCCTATGTCTCGGAGATCGCGCCGCTGGTGATCGTGCAGAAGCTGGAGGAGAACAACTACGCCGCCGCCACCGCCATCGCGGTGATCATGCTGCTGATCTCCTTCGCCATGCTGCTGCTGATCAACCTGGTGCAGGCCTGGAGCCGCAGGAGGTCCGGCCATGTCTGAGCTCGCCATTCCGCTCTATCGCGAGCCGCCGGTCACCCGCGAGCACCGCGTCACCACCGAGACGCGCTGGGTGCGCCTGGCGCTGATCGGCGTCGCCGTCGCCTTCCTCGGCCTGTTCCTGGTGCTGCCGCTGGTCTCGGTGTTCTACGAGGCGCTGCGGCGCGGCTTCGGCCCCTATGCCGCCGCGGTCGCCGACGCCGACACCCTGTCCGCCATCCGCCTCACCCTGCTGATCGCCGCCATCGCCGTGCCGCTCAACCTCGTCTTCGGCGTGGTCGCGGCCTGGTGCGTCGCCAAGTTCGACTTCAAGGGCCGGAGCCTGCTGGTCACCCTGATCGACCTGCCCTTCTCGGTCTCGCCCGTCGTCTCCGGCCTGGTCTACGTGCTGCTGTTCGGCGCCCAGGGCTATTTCGGTCCCTTCGTCAAGGCGCACGGCATCCCGATCATCTTCGCCGTGCCCGGCATCGTGCTGGCGACGATCTTCGTCACCTTCCCCTTCGTTGCCCGCGAGCTGATCCCGCTGATGGAATCCCAGGGCAAGGCCGACGAGGAGGCGGCGCTGACGCTCGGCGCCTCGCCCTGGCGCATGTTCCTCACCGTGACGCTGCCCAACATCAAATGGGGCCTGCTCTACGGCGTGCTGCTCTGCAATGCCCGCGCCATGGGCGAGTTCGGCGCCGTCTCGGTGGTCTCCGGCCACATCATCGGCGGCACCAACACCATGCCGCTGCACATCCAGATCCTCTACGAAGGCAATGATTCCGTCGGGGCCTTCACCGTCGCCTCGCTCCTCGCCCTGCTCGCCCTGGTCACGCTCGTGCTCAAGACCGCCCTGGAATGGCGCTATGGGGACGAGCTGGCCGCCGGCCGCAAACATTGAAAGGGTCCGCCATGGACATCCGCATCCAGGGCATCGCCAAGACCTACGGCCAGTCGCCGGCCCTGCACGGCGTCGACCTCGACATCCGCTCGGGCGAGCTGATCGGCCTGCTCGGCCCGTCCGGCTCCGGCAAGACGACGCTGCTGCGCATCATCGCCGGGCTGGAGAGCCCGACATCGGGCAAGATCTTCTTCGGCCAGGACGACGCCTCGACCCGCACCGTGCAGGAGCGCCGTGTCGGCTTCGTCTTCCAGCACTACGCCCTGTTCCGGCACATGACGGTCGCCGACAACGTCGCCTATGGCCTCGCCGTGCGCCCGCGCCGCGAGCGCCCGTCCCGCGCCGAGATCGCCCGGCGCGTGGCCGAGCTGCTCGACCTCGTCCAGCTCGGCAGCTTCGGCGGGCGCTTCCCCGGCCAGCTCTCCGGCGGCCAGCGCCAGCGCGTCGCCCTCGCCCGGGCGCTGGCGGTCGAGCCCAAGGTGCTGCTGCTCGACGAGCCCTTCGGCGCCCTCGACGCCAAGGTGCGCAAGGACCTGCGCCGCTGGCTGCGCGAGATCCACGACAAGACCGGCCATACCACCGTCTTCGTCACCCACGACCAGGACGAGGCGCTGGAACTGTCCGACCGCATCGCCGTCCTCGACAAGGGCCGCATCGACCAGCTCGGCGTGCCCGACGACATCTACGACCATCCCGCCTCGCCCTTCGTCTTCGGCTTCATCGGCGAATCGAGCCGCGTGCCGGCCGTCGTCGCCGACGGCCGCGTCCTGGTCGACGGCACGCCGCTCGGCTTCGACGCCGCGGGCCTGCCCGACGGGCCGGCGACGCTGTTCGTGCGCCCGCACGACGTCGCGCTGGCCGAGGCCGGGCACGGCACGCTGAACGGCATCGCCGTCGCCCAGCGCCGGGCCGGCGCCACCCGCCGCATCGAGGTGGCGGTCGGGGCGCAGCACACCGTGATCGAGGCCGACCTGCCGGCCGCGCGCCAGGGCGAGATCGGCAAGCCGATCGGCCTGCGCCTCCTCGGCGGCAGCGTCTTCGCCGTCTCCGGCGCGGTGCGTCATTTCCGCACGGCGCCGAGCGCCGACGCCGTGGTGGTGCGCCCGAGCGTGTTCGGGCGGGCGGGATAGAGCCCGCTTCGCCCTTCGCCAGCCTTTCCTCGGCCCGCCGCAATCTCCAAAGCGTTTTGCGATTTGGCGGAATCGCCAAGCGTCGCAAAGACGCGTCGAAACAAGGAACTAGAGCAAAGCAGCGTTTCCGTCCAAACGCGCTTTGCTCTAGTGTGCGGCGCTCCCCGTCCCACGCAGGTTGCCGTGCTCGCTCGTCTGAGGATCGACCCCTTCACCGTCGCCATCGTCGCCGCCGTGCTGCTGGCCAGCGTCCTGCCCGTCACCGGCCAGGCGGCGCATGCCTTCGGCATCGCCACGAACCTCGCCATCGCGCTCCTGTTCTTCCTGCACGGCGCCCGCCTGTCGCGCGAGACGGTGATCGCCGGCGCCACCCATTGGCGGCTGCATCTCACCATCCTCGCCTGCACCTTCGTGCTGTTCCCGGTCCTCGGTCTCCTCTTCAACACGGTGCTGCCCTCGGTGCTGACGCCGGCGCTGGCGACGGGCCTGCTCTATCTCTGCGTGCTGCCCTCCACCGTGCAGTCCTCCATCGCCTTCACCTCGATCGCCCACGGCAACGTGCCGGCCGCGGTCTGCGCCGCCTCGGCCTCGAATATCCTCGGCATGTTCCTGACGCCGCTGCTGGTCGGCCTGCTGTTCCACACCGCCGGGGTCGGCTTCTCCGCCGACGTGCTCGTGACCATCCTGCTGCAGCTGCTGCTGCCCTTCGTCGTCGGCCAGGCGCTGCAGCCCTGGATCGGCGACTTCGTGCGCAAGCACCGCAGGGCGCTGAGCTTCGTCGACCGCGGCTCGATCCTGATGGTGGTCTATCTCGCCTTCAGCGAGGCGGTGGCCAACAATCTCTGGCACCAGTTCTCGGCAACGGCGCTCGCCGGCATGGCCGCCGCCGACCTGGTGCTGCTCGGGCTGGTGCTGACCATCAGCACCTGGGTCAGCCGGCGCCTGGGCTTCTCCCGCGAGGACGAGATCACCATCGTGTTCTGCGGCTCCAAGAAGAGCCTCGCCAGCGGCGTGCCCATGGCCAACGTCATCTTCGCCGGCCAGAACATCGGCGCCATCGTGCTGCCGATCATGCTGTTCCACCAGGCCCAGCTGATGGCCTGCGCCTGGCTGGCCCGCCGCTACGCCGAGCGCTGGGCCAAGCGGCAGGAGGTCGCCGCGGCGGAGTAG
This window harbors:
- the pal gene encoding peptidoglycan-associated lipoprotein Pal, with amino-acid sequence MLNSLRIVRGLRFVAVLSTVLALGACAKNTAANGGLDGAGGLGAGGVARPGSQQDFVVNVGDRVFFLEDQSDLTGQAQSTLSKQAQWLRQYPRYTITVEGHADERGTREYNIALGARRAQAVRDYLMAQGIPAGRMRTISYGKERPVATCNDESCWTQNRRAVTVLNGAAAS
- a CDS encoding RrF2 family transcriptional regulator; this encodes MISQKARYAFKALFALVRAGDRVVQAREIASTEQIPQSFLEQILLDLRRGGLVGSRRGKVGGHYLVKDPAEISCGQVLRLIDGPIAPLPCLSKTAYRRCDDCRDERACAVRHLFADGYAAMIGALENASLLEASRRADGTAAAETIIAGAYI
- a CDS encoding sulfate ABC transporter substrate-binding protein, encoding MSLPFPIGRLARLALAAGLAAGLAGAAPAAELLNVSYDPTRELYKEINTAFAAKWKAETGEDVTIRQSHGGSGKQARSVIDGLEADVVTLALSNDIDTIAKETGKLPATWQARLPHNSAPYTSTIVIVVRKGNPKGIKDWADLARPGLSLVAANPKTGGGARWNYLAAWGSAIAAGGDEAKARELVAGIYHNMAVLDSGARGATVSFAQREIGDALIGWENEAFLMLNEFGADKFEIVVPSVSILAEPPVAVIDANVDAKGTRKEAEAYLSFLYTPQAQKIIARNYYRPIDAAAADPADTARFPKLKLITIDDPMFGGWAKTQAKHFADGGIFDQIYKPKG
- a CDS encoding sulfate ABC transporter substrate-binding protein, with the protein product MTVSFRFARLRDLVLVVLAFGFVVWLTLGAHAADLLNVSYDPTRELYKALNPVFAQKWKAETGEDITIKQSHGGSGKQARSVIDGLDADVVTLALAADIDAIAEISKKIPANWQSRLPHNSAPYTSTIVFVVKKGNPKGIKDWDDLIKPGVAVITPNPKTSGGARWNYLAAWAYASHKFGGDEAKVREFITALFKNVPVLDSGARGATVNFAERDLGDVLISWENDAFLAVNEFGPDKFEIVVPPTSILAEPPVSIVDGNVDAKGTRKVAEAYLSFLYTPQAQKIIAHNYYRPIDEAAADPADLARFPKIKLVTIDDPIFGGWTKTQATHFGDGGIFDQIYKPKS
- the cysT gene encoding sulfate ABC transporter permease subunit CysT; its protein translation is MASTLAAPAAPAGRLFPGGLVKPSALPGFGPALGYTLAYLGLIVLIPLGALALRASGLGLSGIWAIARDGQVAAALKITFGISLAAALVNVVFGLIVAWVLTRYDFPGRRLLDAAVDLPFALPTAVAGIALSSLYAGNGWVGSLLAPFGIKVAYTPLGIAVALVFIGLPFVVRTIQPVLADLDSEVEEASASLGADRLTTVGRVVLPPLIPAALTGFALAFARAVGEYGSVIFIAGNIPYVSEIAPLVIVQKLEENNYAAATAIAVIMLLISFAMLLLINLVQAWSRRRSGHV
- the cysW gene encoding sulfate ABC transporter permease subunit CysW, whose amino-acid sequence is MSELAIPLYREPPVTREHRVTTETRWVRLALIGVAVAFLGLFLVLPLVSVFYEALRRGFGPYAAAVADADTLSAIRLTLLIAAIAVPLNLVFGVVAAWCVAKFDFKGRSLLVTLIDLPFSVSPVVSGLVYVLLFGAQGYFGPFVKAHGIPIIFAVPGIVLATIFVTFPFVARELIPLMESQGKADEEAALTLGASPWRMFLTVTLPNIKWGLLYGVLLCNARAMGEFGAVSVVSGHIIGGTNTMPLHIQILYEGNDSVGAFTVASLLALLALVTLVLKTALEWRYGDELAAGRKH
- a CDS encoding sulfate/molybdate ABC transporter ATP-binding protein: MDIRIQGIAKTYGQSPALHGVDLDIRSGELIGLLGPSGSGKTTLLRIIAGLESPTSGKIFFGQDDASTRTVQERRVGFVFQHYALFRHMTVADNVAYGLAVRPRRERPSRAEIARRVAELLDLVQLGSFGGRFPGQLSGGQRQRVALARALAVEPKVLLLDEPFGALDAKVRKDLRRWLREIHDKTGHTTVFVTHDQDEALELSDRIAVLDKGRIDQLGVPDDIYDHPASPFVFGFIGESSRVPAVVADGRVLVDGTPLGFDAAGLPDGPATLFVRPHDVALAEAGHGTLNGIAVAQRRAGATRRIEVAVGAQHTVIEADLPAARQGEIGKPIGLRLLGGSVFAVSGAVRHFRTAPSADAVVVRPSVFGRAG
- a CDS encoding bile acid:sodium symporter family protein, encoding MLARLRIDPFTVAIVAAVLLASVLPVTGQAAHAFGIATNLAIALLFFLHGARLSRETVIAGATHWRLHLTILACTFVLFPVLGLLFNTVLPSVLTPALATGLLYLCVLPSTVQSSIAFTSIAHGNVPAAVCAASASNILGMFLTPLLVGLLFHTAGVGFSADVLVTILLQLLLPFVVGQALQPWIGDFVRKHRRALSFVDRGSILMVVYLAFSEAVANNLWHQFSATALAGMAAADLVLLGLVLTISTWVSRRLGFSREDEITIVFCGSKKSLASGVPMANVIFAGQNIGAIVLPIMLFHQAQLMACAWLARRYAERWAKRQEVAAAE